A single genomic interval of Prunus dulcis chromosome 5, ALMONDv2, whole genome shotgun sequence harbors:
- the LOC117627356 gene encoding trihelix transcription factor GTL1 isoform X2: MQQGAGGAQTHYGVGEAEDMGAAAAAAAGPSSSSMAAAAAEAGDQAQLVEAASPISSRPPASASVNLDELMTLSGAAAAAEDALAASRDEADRGGGGVGSSGNRWPRQETLALLKIRSEMDVSFRDATLKGPLWEDVSRKLAELGYKRSAKKCKEKFENVHKYYKRTKEGRAGRQDGKSYKFFSELEALHGTTAATSSVNVSASPSIHVTHASPNPVSIGFSNPMPISSFRMSPTIPVMPSQQPPPTFPVMPSSQPPQTAATTATPMDINFSSNSSSSSPGTDDEDDDDDVEGEPSNRKRKRGGASTSGSTRKMMEFFEVLMKQVMQKQETMQQRFLEVIEKREQDRTIREEAWKRQEMARLTREHELMSQERAISASRDAAIISFLQKITGQTIQLPPPVNVHAAPPPPVPPSVPVVMPLAQQSVQPPIQTSYHQTTPQQQQPPQQQHGQQVRHHQQQSQNLQVVLAVPEQQVQPPQENIASGGGAGGSLEPASSSRWPKAEVLALIKLRSGLESRYQEAGPKGPLWEEISAGMGRMGYKRSSKRCKEKWENINKYFKKVKESNKKRPEDAKTCPYFHELDALYRKRILGGGGGGGSSSSLGNQNRLEQPQQQQLQLENPKSDSATQPQDRSLEAQPSVPVMPQTQEAVVATDQSENKNGNQSANVENLFGEATDEAAKKKTL; the protein is encoded by the exons ATGCAGCAAGGAGCTGGAGGGGCCCAAACCCATTATGGAGTTGGGGAAGCTGAAGACATGggagctgctgctgctgctgctgctggtccttcttcttcttccatggCAGCCGCAGCAGCAGAAGCTGGAGACCAAGCCCAGCTAGTAGAAGCAGCCTCGCCAATCAGCAGCAGGCCTCCTGCTTCCGCTTCTGTCAATCTGGACGAGCTCATGACTCTCTCTGGAGCAGCTGCTGCGGCTGAAGACGCTCTCGCTGCTTCGAGAGACGAAGCAGATCGCGGTGGCGGTGGCGTTGGGTCCAGCGGCAACAGGTGGCCGCGCCAAGAAACCTTGGCCCTTCTCAAAATCAGGTCAGAGATGGATGTATCCTTCCGCGACGCGACCCTCAAAGGCCCCTTGTGGGAAGATGTTTCCAG GAAGCTAGCGGAGTTGGGGTACAAAAGAAGTGCCAAGAAATGCAAGGAGAAATTCGAGAACGTGCACAAATATTACAAGCGGACCAAAGAAGGCCGCGCGGGTCGTCAAGACGGCAAGAGCTACAAGTTCTTCAGTGAGCTAGAGGCTCTACACGGCACCACCGCCGCCACGTCCTCAGTCAACGTGTCAGCCTCTCCCTCTATCCACGTCACCCACGCTTCCCCTAACCCGGTTTCTATCGGGTTCAGCAACCCCATGCCCATCTCATCCTTCAGAATGTCACCCACAATTCCCGTAATGCCCTCCCAACAACCTCCCCCTACATTTCCAGTAATGCCCTCCTCCCAACCGCCACAGACAGCAGCAACAACGGCCACTCCAATGGACATAAACTTTTCTTCCAACAGCTCGTCTTCGTCCCCGGGGACCGACGACGAGGACGACGATGATGACGTGGAAGGAGAGCCTTCGAATCGAAAACGGAAGAGAGGGGGTGCTAGTACTAGCGGCAGCACCCGAAAGATGATGGAGTTTTTCGAGGTCCTGATGAAGCAGGTGATGCAGAAGCAAGAGACCATGCAGCAGAGGTTTCTAGAAGTAATAGAGAAGAGGGAGCAGGACAGGACCATAAGGGAAGAGGCGTGGAAGCGTCAGGAGATGGCTCGGCTGACTCGGGAGCACGAGCTCATGAGCCAAGAGCGAGCCATCTCCGCGTCCAGAGACGCCGCCATCATCTCTTTTCTGCAGAAAATTACTGGTCAGACTATCCAACTACCTCCGCCCGTCAACGTCCACGCCGCTCCGCCGCCACCTGTCCCTCCGTCGGTGCCGGTTGTCATGCCGTTGGCTCAGCAATCGGTACAGCCGCCGATACAGACATCGTATCATCAAACGACGCCGCAGCAGCAACAGCCTCCGCAGCAACAACACGGGCAACAGGTTCGTCACCATCAGCAGCAGTCGCAGAATCTTCAGGTGGTGCTGGCTGTACCGGAGCAGCAGGTGCAGCCTCCGCAAGAGAATATTGCTAGCGGAGGAGGAGCAGGAGGGAGCTTAGAACCGGCGTCGTCTTCGAGATGGCCCAAGGCGGAGGTGCTTGCACTGATAAAGTTGAGAAGTGGGCTCGAGTCGAGGTACCAAGAGGCGGGGCCCAAGGGTCCACTTTGGGAGGAGATTTCGGCGGGGATGGGGCGGATGGGGTACAAGAGGAGTTCCAAGAGATGCAAAGAGAAATGGGAGAACATCAACAAGTACTTCAAGAAGGTGAAGGAGAGCAATAAGAAGCGGCCCGAGGACGCGAAAACATGTCCATATTTTCATGAACTTGATGCTCTTTACCGGAAAAGGATACTCGGCGGCGGCGGTGGAGGCGGCAGCAGCAGCTCATTGGGTAACCAGAACAGGCTGGAACAACCACAACAACAGCAACTGCAGCTGGAGAACCCGAAATCAGATTCGGCAACGCAGCCGCAAGATAGGAGCTTAGAGGCCCAACCAAGTGTGCCTGTAATGCCACAAACACAAGAGGCAGTGGTAGCTACTGATCAATCAGAAAACAAGAACGGAAATCAAAGCGCAAATGTGGAAAATCTCtttggagaggcaacagaTGAGGCAGCCAAGAAG
- the LOC117627948 gene encoding uncharacterized protein LOC117627948, which produces MMTTPSTNPKDLDSSATRSPKNRRHRQSHVATAIIAVAALVISTAAWLSLIFSGASQPFPAPQTLTPSRNRSLSLSQQQQQLRHSQELTLNDIVFGIAGSAQLWKQRREYVRLWWRPNDMRGHVWLEEKLPKNDVDLSLPPIMVSEDISRFRYTNPTGHPSGLRISRIVSECFRLGLPNVRWFLLADDDTIINVDNLVAVLSKYDSSEMVYVGSPSESHSANTYFSHSMAFGGGGIAISHPLAEALSEMQDECLERYPKLYGSDDRLHACITELGVPLTREPGFHQCDIRGNAHGLLSSHPIAPFVSIHHVEAVDPFYPGFTSLQSLELFTQAMRLQPTSFLQRSICYDRRRRLTFSVSVGYVVQVFPSIVLPRDLERSEQTYSAWNGISHRNEFDFDTKDPYRSVCKKPILFFLKDVTKQENATLGSYVRPRAKDDFKRKVLCFPRFRVLRNLRKIQVLGYPLTKKWHLVPRRLCCKLNQTSEEVLRLTVGQCAKGDFGSITDSK; this is translated from the exons ATGATGACGACGCCGTCAACAAACCCCAAAGACCTCGACAGCAGCGCCACTCGATCGCCCAAAAACCGCCGTCACCGTCAGAGCCACGTGGCCACCGCCATCATCGCCGTCGCGGCGCTCGTAATCTCCACCGCGGCTTGGCTCTCCCTCATCTTCTCCGGCGCCTCTCAGCCCTTCCCTGCCCCTCAAACCCTCACTCCCTCCCGCAATCGCAGCCTCTCACTCTCccaacagcaacaacaactCAGACACTCCCAGGAGCTCACTCTAAACGACATCGTTTTCGGCATTGCCGGGTCTGCCCAACTCTGGAAGCAGCGCAGGGAGTACGTGCGGCTTTGGTGGCGCCCAAACGACATGCGCGGCCACGTCTGGTTGGAAGAGAAGCTCCCCAAAAATGACGTCGATTTGTCCTTGCCGCCGATCATGGTTTCCGAGGACATATCGCGGTTTCGGTACACCAACCCGACTGGTCACCCGTCGGGGCTCCGAATCTCCCGAATAGTTTCCGAGTGCTTCCGCCTCGGCCTCCCCAACGTCCGGTGGTTTCTCCTCGCCGACGACGACACGATTATCAATGTCGATAACCTCGTCGCCGTTCTGAGCAAGTACGACTCGTCGGAGATGGTTTATGTGGGGAGCCCATCTGAGAGTCACTCTGCCAACACTTATTTCAGTCACTCCATGGCTTTTGGTGGTGGGGGAATCGCCATTAGCCACCCTTTGGCTGAAGCCCTCTCTGAAATGCAAGATGAGTGTCTCGAGAGATACCCAAAGCTCTATGGAAGTGACGATCGTCTCCATGCCTGCATTACTGAACTTGGGGTTCCCTTAACCAGAGAACCTGGTTTCCACCAg TGTGATATTAGGGGTAATGCTCATGGTCTGTTATCTTCACACCCAATTGCACCATTTGTGTCCATTCACCATGTTGAAGCTGTTGACCCTTTCTATCCTGGCTTCACCTCTCTACAAAGCTTGGAGCTTTTTACACAGGCAATGAGACTCCAACCCACCAGCTTTTTGCAGCGGTCTATTTGCTATGATCGTAGACGCCGTCTCACATTCTCAGTCTCGGTTGGTTATGTGGTTCAAGTATTCCCAAGCATTGTTCTCCCTCGTGACCTTGAGCGCTCGGAGCAGACTTACTCTGCTTGGAATGGGATAAGTCACAGGAATGAATTCGATTTCGATACCAAAGACCCTTATAGGTCTGTCTGTAAGAAGCCTATTCTGTTCTTCTTGAAAGATGTTACAAAACAGGAGAATGCTACATTGGGCTCATATGTCCGGCCTCGAGCAAAAGATGATTTCAAGAGAAAAGTTCTCTGCTTTCCCCGGTTCAGAGTTTTGCGCAATCTGCGGAAAATTCAGGTTTTGGGCTATCCACTCACCAAGAAATGGCATCTG GTACCACGACGTTTATGTTGCAAACTGAACCAAACAAGTGAGGAAGTCCTTAGACTAACAGTGGGGCAGTGTGCTAAGGGAGATTTTGGCTCTATTACTGATTCTAAATGA